In the genome of Capricornis sumatraensis isolate serow.1 chromosome 4, serow.2, whole genome shotgun sequence, the window CTCCGTCCATTTCTCCCCCATCCTAAACAGCACTTCCAGCTGTGTCATTTTCTCTCTGGAGGACATTGGTAGAAGAAAGGCATCCATCAGGCGTTTAGCTGACAGCAGGCCCCACCTGGGAATGCCTGGGTCCTGTTCTTCCTAGATAAAGAACAAGGAAACAGCATGGCCAGTAAAATGAGCAATGGTTTTGGTATCCTTGAGAATCACATCAACTTGcttatgactttgggcaagttaattAACCTCACTAAGCCTCAGGTTTCCCATCTGAAAATTAAGGTTAACACCAATCCGGCAGAGTTGTTGCATTAACTGAAATACTGTGTgtgaagtgcctggcacatttgTGCTTAATGAACGTTAACTCCGTgttcacagggcttcccaggtgactcagtggttaagaatttacctgccaatgcaggggatacagtttcaattccctggaggaggagatggcaacccactccagtattcttgtctgagaaatcccatggacagaggactgtggtggactacagtccttgggctcacaaagagtcggacaggactgagcgactgcaaGCGTGCACCATGTTCCTAAGAGAGGGCTGAATGGTTCTTCCTCTGGCTGTGTGTGTGCCACTCCTATAGTAGTCTGGCCTGATAGAAGCACCTTCATCAGATCTTGAAGGGACAGAGGTCTTGTCAGTATGGCTAACTCGTTGTTTGGgggagcaaaaaaagaaaagaggaacaaCAGAAGAGGCTAGACTCCCAGGTTCAGTGTTCAATGTCATTTTATTCACATGTTCCCATGTTCTTCTTCCCTCCCATCATAACCTTGCTGCCCAGGGGAGGGTCGTATCTTCCTTCATGCTGACGAACCAGGGAACAGACTTTGGACAGGTGAATCAGGGGAGCGGAGAGTTAGAACGAACGGGTTAGTGGCTGGGACGATATTCTGGTTAAAAAGATTagtgtcccctataatgagagacagaaaaggcaCTTGTCTCCCACACACCCCTGAAGACCAGGCTCCTTTGGGCAAAAGGGCAAGATTCTGGCATGTGGGCCAATGCTCTCTGCTTGAAGCAAGAAGCCAGCTATGAGGGACAGCGGGTGCTGAGCCAGGCAGTGCCCTGTGGTCTTCCCCACattgagaagggaaagggaagcaCCATGGAGGATAGCTACCCCCAACTGAGGTAGGAGAAGGGGGCTTGTGTCTGGGGGTCCAGAGAGAAAGGCTAACCAGGAACTCAATTGCTCCCTGATGAGGGGCCTGGGAATCAGGGATCCCGGAGCTCCACTGGTGCCCTTCTCCCCATGGAAAAGCTATCAAGTGCTTTAGGAGCCTTCCTGATTTTCTATAGGTAGGTCCTATGAAAACAATACTCCTTATTTGATCATTGAGAGGCACTCTGAGGCGGGTATACAGAAGGCTGTTTGGGTAATGGCCCTCCTTGGTTTTGTTTGAAGGGAATTAGGGAGTCAGTTACTTTAGGGACCAGGGTACCTCTGTTACTGGACAGAGGTAGGTACTCATACTTCcattcctctcctttccccacaagAGTCCTCTCTATCTGTCCCTGAAACATATCCCTACAGGGCTGGTCTGGGTTGAGCACAGATTCCATGCCCAAGTTCAAGAGGTGGGGAAGTCTGTGTGTGGATTCTGCGGGCCTAGGCCCAGGCCACCTAGTGTTCCCAGGGAGAGGGCATCAGTGGAGGTTTAGGCTCAGGTCCGGGAGGGTGGAGCCAGAAGGTGCAGTGAGGGGGACAGTGGAACTACAGTCAGAATCCAGGTCCAGGACAGTGTGGGGAGCGGTGGCCTGGCTGCCTGGTCCTAGCTGGCGCTCTCGAAGGCTCTGGAAATAACTCTGAAGGGGCAGGGAAGACAGGGCAGAAGAAAGGGCCTGGATCagaaccccccccccaccctgacCATCCTCCTGTGCCTTCTGCCCCAGGCCCAGAGACGCCCTCACGCCTCCACTCACTGGAGCCAGACTGTCGGCAGGGTTCCGTGTGCTGGCAGGGAGCTGGCGCCGGTAGCTGCCCTCACAGAGCCCTGCCCCAGGGGAGGTCCGGTGCCACTTGGCCTCTTGATGACGGATCCGGAGGAGCTGGAGATGCCTTCGCTGGTGGCTCAAGACCACTGCTTGGGAGGGGACAATACAGACTCAGGGAGGCCTCTTTAGACTCTGAAACCCACCCCCAAATATACTCATACTCTAGAGAAACCCATTTGCTTTCCCTGTTACGTCTCTCTCAAACCTCATCCCCCTCCCAGATATTCTAAAGAAACTTTTCTTTGGAATCCTCCTGCTCTTCCCTCATGACTTCCCTGagatcttcctttcctttcacatCAGTCCCCAGTAACTCTTCCCTGCTCCCCAACCTCCTGACAATTTCTCTTCTCATTCTCACCCAGACTTTTGACTCCTCCAACTTTAACTTTTTTTCAGTGGCCTGCCTAATACACCTTAGACACCTCTGTTTTTTGCCCTCAAGTGTATTTTCTCCCTTCACCTCTTTAAGTCTGGGAACCAGGGACACAAGTTGTCTGCTGTCTATACCATGGCGGTAACTCACCATTGGTGTGGCCTCCATGTTCCTCATCCATGAGCTTCCACTGGGCCAGGGCCCCAAGGGCCCCCAGGGCTGGCCAGGTCCCCAGCAAGACCCAGCTATACCAGCAGAGAGGAGGCAAGGCTGGAAGTGCCTGCAAGCGTTGGCCCAGCCGACTGCCCAGCGCCAGCCCCTCCAGGAAGTAGTCAGCACAGGCCACCAGCACTGCAGCACCCAGCAGGGCTGTGCCCAAAACTGTGAATGGACGTGGCCACCGAAGTGTGAACAGGGCTCCCAGCAGTGCCAGCCCCACCAGCCCCCCAGCTGGCACCCAGGCTGAAGGTGGTTGGTAGATGGGCTCGGTGCCCAGCAGGAACCCGGCGCCCAGGGTTAGGCCTAGTAGGAGACCAGTCAGGAAGAGCCCGACACTGCGAACCAGCATGGTGACCAGGCCGCAGAGCAGTCCGATGCCGAGCGCAATGCCCGCGCTCACCTCCAGGCTCAGCTGTGTCTCTAGCACTCGCTCCTTATGGCATAGCAGGAAGATCACCAGGGCTCCTGACAGCAGGCCTGAGAGAAACATCACTGCCTTGAAGCAGCGGTAGcctgggaagggaggcaggaggcaATGAGAGGCAgaaaggggtgggtgggggagggtcgACAGGGCTGGGCTCTGATGACTCAGAAGGGATAGGAATGGCTAACCAGAGGAGCAGAAGTCAGGAGCAGCACCCCCAGGGACCTCAAGGCCTAGGGCAGAGAGGGATCATCTTAGGGAGGGCAGGGAGTTTTCAGGAACTGTGAGGGGATGGGAGGGCAAATCAGGAGGTAAGATGGATGAATTGAGGGGAATAAGTATAGAGAAAAGGTTTCATCCTTTCAGGGATGGTAGACGGGAATAAATCAGCACAGGCTAATTCAGGTTACTGGGGAATGGAATTTTGAAGTAGGAGGCAAGGGGAGGGAaaatgatggttgccaggggtCAGAGCTGAAGGAGTGAGTGGGTGGGGGATGGAAGAGCCGGCGAGAGCGGCACTGGACGCACTGAAGATAGACATCCCCCGACAGAGTAGAGGTGGCTCAGGAGCAAAGGAGAAAGCTGGCGTCATCTCTGAGGGTGACAGTCTTGGGCAGCTGCCCCCCAGAACCCTGGCCCCGCCCTCACCGAAGCAGCAGTAGATGATTCCAAAGCAGCAGCAAAGGGCACACACCAGGGCGGGTGCCAGGTCAGGACTGTCCTGGGGTTGCAAGACACATCTCAGGTCTggaggctctgggagttgttgattaAAGGGCCTGGGGTCAGAGGTCATGGCCAGGGGCAGCAAGGCTTCCTCCATGGCCGAAGAGAAGGTTGTCACAGAGGGGAAGATCAGTGTCAGCTCCTCTTATCCATCCATGAATGTCTTGAGGGGGCTGGGAAACCTGCAAGGGGGTAAGGGGGCAGGAACTCAGGTGCCTATGAACCTCGAGGAtgcctttcttttaaagaaaggcCAATTTCAGGATGGAACTTAGTTCTGCTGGGGAAACTGAAGAAACCTACAGGACAGGGATGAGAGGTCAGCTGTCTATCACCCTCTAAAACAAGGACATTAAGTGGAACTTCAAATCTTAACAGGTAATGAGTCTTGGCTCCCTAGCTTttcagggtggggtgggaggagtagGAAGTCCTCCATCTGTGGAAGGGGGTACTGTGGGCTAAAGGCTCAGTAGCCTGTTCCAGTTGAAAAGAAAGCATGTCCCATCTACAGCTGGGACTCAAAATCATCCCACTGGACTGGGAAGGGTGGAGTTAGTagaagggggaggagaaggaaaaggagagaatgaGTCATGGTGGGGGTCTCCCAACAGCTGCTCCAAccccagagagagaagagggaaaaaaatcaagacaccAGAAGAGGAATCAAGTAGAGACAGTAACCGACAGTTTGTCAGGGTTGGGAAGCCTTGGCTTCAGGTGGAGATAGGGTTACTGGGGGAAGGTGTCCGTCCAGCCACAGTCCAATTCCCACTTATCCCTCATGGACTAAGCAGGCGCCTTGCTCACAGGCATCTCACATCCTCCCCTCAGGACACTGGTGGGACTCTTTCTACCTCTCCCTTTCCCTGGGGTGTCAGGGCTGCCagtgggatttgaactcagttcCTGAAAGGAGAACACCAAGGAGGAGCTGGCATTGGGGGCACTAAAGGAATGGGGTAGAGTAGGTGCAGGCACTTCTTTTCAGCTGCCTTCTTTTGGATATCAAGATTTTAACAGGCAGGGAGGGGACTTGGTTTGGGAAGTGCCTGGGGCTCCTCTGCTCAATTCTTGGAAGTCTGGGGACCCTATTCAAGGAGAGATTGGGGAGGGGGTGTTAACTACTCACCACCCTGTCAGGGCTGAGGAAAGGAGGGGGTAGACGTGCTTCCCTAGACCCCCAGCTGCATCCCTGCCCAGAGTCTTAGGCGTCCGGGCGGCTGTCAGGCGTGGGCACCCCTAGGGCCACTCTGTTCTTTGCTCCCTAAACTCCTGCAAGTCGTACGGCAGCCCAAGCCCCAGTGAGCTAAAAGCAACCAGCTTGAGGGGTGGAGGAAGGGGacagggtgtgtgtgggggggtgacaTCACGGGGCGGGACCCTCCAAAtcttttccttgtgtgtgtgggggggaccCAGTTTGCCTACTGCTCTAGGCTGGGATCAGAGACCCCCAGACATAGCCGGGAGGGGTTTTGGGGAAACCGCAAGAGGTTTGGAGAATGGTCTCCGAATACCTATGCGCTGACTCAGCAACTCGAAGCTTTCAAATTCCTTACTGGTGTCCCAGCGCCCCCCTACTTCGGCTTGGTTTCTTCCACTTCCCAGAGAATTGGAGTATTGTCTCCTGGAGAACTTGGTGGTCCGGATCGGGGACCCCAGGAAGGGGTTCTTACTGATCTGGGGCGCCGGCGAGGGGTTCACGGGTAGAAAAACTTGCGGAGCAAGACGAGGGTCTGGAAGGGGAACTAACGGAGAGGCGTTTGTAGAGCAGGGGACCGACAGAGGGTACCCAAGCCCGGGTCTGCGTCGGGGCGGGGGCGCTTGTCAGCGTCGACCAAACATCTTGATATGCAAACGAAATGCAAAGAAGCACGCAGATAAGGGCAGTGGTTTTTGGCCCTCCGCTGGGGTATTAAGCCCAGCAGAGCCACGCTCCCAGTCCTCCGGCCCGCTTCGCGACGGGGCCTGAGAGCTGCATCCAGAGGGGAGGATCCGGGCCGTGGGAGCTACAGTTATACAAGGCAGTTCGCCAGCTGGGTCAggcgctggggtggggggtgggggccgagGGTTGCTGGGAAAGAAGGGCCAGCGAAGGAGGTCCAGGGCGGGGGCAGGCCCGGGGCTTCCTCCCCTCCGCTCCACCCCCGCATGATACCAAAAGGCCTCTGTCCTCGTTACAGGCAGCAGGGAAGGGATCAGTGCGGTGGTTCCTCTACGTTCCCTGATTTTGTCTGCAAGGGAAACAGACTGGGCTCGGTGGCTTTCCTCTATCTCCTGGTCTCAGCAAAGCCCAAGAACACAGCCAGAGGAACCCTGAGAATCTGCTCCCAGTCCGCAGGCACTGTAGCAGCGCCCGCTTGCTCCGCTTCCGGTGGAGCAACCTTCGGGGACTCCAGTTCAGCACGCGGAGGGCGGCAGCAGAGGGCCCTTTAAAGGGCGGGGCCAGCGCTTCCCCAGGACCACCTCCTCTAGTTCGATTTAGCCTGCGGGACTGGCTTGCACCTCGGCAGATCGCTTTTACTTTTCCTTCCCGTGTCTCCCCTGGTGACCTCGGAAGTGGAAGTAGACGCGAATCGGCGGCCGCGGCGGGGACGGAAGGCGGAAGCAGAGCGTGAGCGGGAGGCGGAGCCGGGGGAGCTGCTCTCGTAGCTCCCCCTGGCCCTCGGCCCAGCTGCTCGAGGGGGAGGAGTTACCGCCGTTCTTCGGTATGTTACCTTGATCCCCTCTACCCAGCCTTAGGGTTAACGGGTTGACTCTGTCAGGGGGAGTCTCAAGCTCCTCCCCCAGATGTTCCTGAAGGGCCGCACGGTCCCCACCCTTTTCTGGCAGCCTGCGGCCCCCTTTCCGGTCgtctttccctttttcccaaGAGTGACCCCAGGACCACACCCTTTGCGGTACCTCCCTTTTCTCCTGTTTTAGGGTTATAGCTTTCTGgggaaagaaacaataataagGGAGCTTGGAGGAGTGGGGGGAGGGAGCAGCGTTGCCGTTAATGTAGTATTGGCTTTATTGCTGGGGTGATGATTGCCCCCGAATTTTTAAAACAAGGGAGGTGGGTGCATTCAATATATACCCAATTTAAGATTATTTAACCTTTTTGTTGGTCCTATCCTTGATCAGCCCCACTTGATACCTCTGTTACAGGCATCAGAAGTCACCATGATGGCTGTGACCTAAAATCCTCAGGAAGCCCCGGGGTCATGGCCCAGAAGCACCCCGGAGAAGGAGGGTTGTGTGGAGCCCACCACAGTGGTGGTGCCTCCCTCAGGACTTTAGGACCCTCTGTGGACCCTGACATACTTTCATTCTCAGGACTCAGGGACTCAGCGGGGCCTGCCCCTAATGGTACCCGCTGCCTCACAGAGCACTCTAGTCCTAAGTACACACAGCCCCCAAATCCAGCCCACTGGTCGGATCCAAGCCATGGACCCCCAAGGGGTCCAGGACCCCCTCTGGCTGAAGAGGACCCTGATCAGAGTGAGGCATCTTCAGAAGAGTCAGGAGTGGACCAGGAACTCTCAAGAGAGAATGAGGCTGGGTACCAGGATGATGGgaactcttctttcctttccattcCATCTACTTGTAACTGCCAGGGAACCCCTGGAATCCCTGAAGGGCCTTACTCTGAGGGAGGAGATAACTCTTCTAG includes:
- the LOC138078388 gene encoding transmembrane protein 198-like isoform X3, producing the protein MEEALLPLAMTSDPRPFNQQLPEPPDLRCVLQPQDSPDLAPALVCALCCCFGIIYCCFGLLSGALVIFLLCHKERVLETQLSLEVSAGIALGIGLLCGLVTMLVRSVGLFLTGLLLGLTLGAGFLLGTEPIYQPPSAWVPAGGLVGLALLGALFTLRWPRPFTVLGTALLGAAVLVACADYFLEGLALGSRLGQRLQALPALPPLCWYSWVLLGTWPALGALGALAQWKLMDEEHGGHTNVVLSHQRRHLQLLRIRHQEAKWHRTSPGAGLCEGSYRRQLPASTRNPADSLAPSYFQSLRERQLGPGSQATAPHTVLDLDSDCSSTVPLTAPSGSTLPDLSLNLH
- the LOC138078388 gene encoding transmembrane protein 198-like isoform X1 — protein: MEEALLPLAMTSDPRPFNQQLPEPPDLRCVLQPQDSPDLAPALVCALCCCFGIIYCCFGYRCFKAVMFLSGLLSGALVIFLLCHKERVLETQLSLEVSAGIALGIGLLCGLVTMLVRSVGLFLTGLLLGLTLGAGFLLGTEPIYQPPSAWVPAGGLVGLALLGALFTLRWPRPFTVLGTALLGAAVLVACADYFLEGLALGSRLGQRLQALPALPPLCWYSWVLLGTWPALGALGALAQWKLMDEEHGGHTNAVVLSHQRRHLQLLRIRHQEAKWHRTSPGAGLCEGSYRRQLPASTRNPADSLAPSYFQSLRERQLGPGSQATAPHTVLDLDSDCSSTVPLTAPSGSTLPDLSLNLH
- the LOC138078388 gene encoding transmembrane protein 198-like isoform X4, translated to MFLSGLLSGALVIFLLCHKERVLETQLSLEVSAGIALGIGLLCGLVTMLVRSVGLFLTGLLLGLTLGAGFLLGTEPIYQPPSAWVPAGGLVGLALLGALFTLRWPRPFTVLGTALLGAAVLVACADYFLEGLALGSRLGQRLQALPALPPLCWYSWVLLGTWPALGALGALAQWKLMDEEHGGHTNAVVLSHQRRHLQLLRIRHQEAKWHRTSPGAGLCEGSYRRQLPASTRNPADSLAPSYFQSLRERQLGPGSQATAPHTVLDLDSDCSSTVPLTAPSGSTLPDLSLNLH
- the LOC138078388 gene encoding transmembrane protein 198-like isoform X2, with the translated sequence MEEALLPLAMTSDPRPFNQQLPEPPDLRCVLQPQDSPDLAPALVCALCCCFGIIYCCFGYRCFKAVMFLSGLLSGALVIFLLCHKERVLETQLSLEVSAGIALGIGLLCGLVTMLVRSVGLFLTGLLLGLTLGAGFLLGTEPIYQPPSAWVPAGGLVGLALLGALFTLRWPRPFTVLGTALLGAAVLVACADYFLEGLALGSRLGQRLQALPALPPLCWYSWVLLGTWPALGALGALAQWKLMDEEHGGHTNVVLSHQRRHLQLLRIRHQEAKWHRTSPGAGLCEGSYRRQLPASTRNPADSLAPSYFQSLRERQLGPGSQATAPHTVLDLDSDCSSTVPLTAPSGSTLPDLSLNLH